The following proteins are co-located in the Lagenorhynchus albirostris chromosome 4, mLagAlb1.1, whole genome shotgun sequence genome:
- the LOC132519162 gene encoding protein Hikeshi-like — MFGRLVAGRLVQTAAQQVAEDKFVADLPDYENINRAVVFMLGTVPFPEGMGGSVYFSCPDSNGMPVRQLLGFAVSGKPSAIFKTSGLKPGGGSQHPSGAMNSVRTPSVAHVGSSVELLDSLAQQTPVGNAAVSSVDSFTQFPQKMLDSSYSFASFDVSQAQMTSSPSEMFIPTNVVLKWYENFQR; from the coding sequence ATGTTTGGCCGCTTGGTGGCGGGGAGGCTGGTGCAGACAGCTGCACAGCAAGTGGCAGAGGATAAATTTGTTGCTGACTTGCCTGATTATGAAAATATCAACCGTGCTGTGGTTTTTATGCTGGGAACAGTCCCATTTCCTGAGGGAATGGGAGGATCTGTCTACTTCTCCTGTCCTGATTCAAATGGAATGCCAGTACGGCAACTCCTAGGATTTGCCGTGAGTGGGAAACCGAGTGCCATCTTCAAAACTTCAGGTCTTAAACCTGGAGGAGGAAGCCAGCACCCTTCTGGGGCCATGAATAGTGTCCGGACTCCATCTGTTGCTCACGTTGGAAGTTCAGTGGAATTATTGGACAGTCTGGCTCAGCAGACTCCTGTAGGTAATGCTGCTGTGTCTTCAGTTGACTCATTTACTCAGTTCCCACAAAAGATGTTGGACAGCTCCTACAGTTTTGCTTCATTTGATGTCTCTCAGGCCCAGATGACATCAAGTCCATCTGAAATGTTCATTCCGACAAATGTGGTTCTGAAATGGTATGAAAACTTTCAAAGATGA